The stretch of DNA CAGTTCGCGTTGTTCCATATTGGCCAGAGCAGGCGGCTTTTTCCGATTCGTGCTGAATCCTGCGCTGCTGCCGAGCACCGCGCGCAAGCACCGTCCGGGATGCCGCTCAGCGGCACCGGCGCCCCGTGCCGGCGCGAGGCGCCCTGGACGGCGCGAGCACAGCCCTATGCTCAAGGTGGCGGCGCTTCGCGACCACCTACGGAGTGCTTGACAGCGGGTAGGGAGTCCAACGCCGTTCAAAGGCGGTCACGCCGCCGCCTCGGAGCGCCTGGGCAACCGCCAGTTCGGCCGCGGGAAGTGGCAGGTGTAGCCGCTCGGGAGGCGCTCGAGGTAGTCTTGGTGCTCGGGCTCGGCCTCCCAGAACTCGCGCGCGGGCGACACCTTGGTCACCGCCCTGCCCGGCCACAGCCCCGACGCGTCCACGTCGGCGATGGTCCGTTCGGCTTCCGCCTTCTGCGCCTCGGAGGTGTAGAAGATCTCCGACCGGTAGGAGGATCCCACGTCGTTGCCCTGCCGATCCTTGGTCGTCGGATCGTGGATCTGGAAGAAGTACTCCAGCAGGTCGCGGTAGCTGATTCGCTCCGGGTCGAAGAGGATCTCGATGGCCTCCGCATGCCCCTTGTGGTCGCGGTAGGTGGCGTCCGGCACGTCCCCGCCGGTGTAGCCGACCCGCGTCTTCCGCACGCCCGGGAGCTTGCGGAACAGGTCCTGCATGCCCCAGAAGCAGCCGCCGGCCAGGACGGCCCGCTCGGTGTCGCTCATCGCGCCGTCTCCTTGCTGGCGTTGTCGAACAGATGCAACAGGTCGCCGTAGCCCTCTGCCTCCATCGCCTCGAGCGGGATGAACCGGAGCGCGGCGGAGTTGATGCAGTAGCGCATCCCGCCCGCGTCCCGCGGCCCGTCCGGGAAGACGTGGACGAGATGGCTGTCGCCCTGCTTGGAGCGCACTTCGACGCGGCGCATGCCGCGGCCGAGATCGGTCTTCTCGACCACGTTGCCGCACAAGATCGGTCGCGTGAAGCTCGGCCAGCCGGTCCCGCTCTCGAACTTGTCCGAGGACGCGAAAAGCGGTTCGCCGGAGACGACGTCGACGTAGATCCCTGCCGCCTTGTTGTTCAGGTGCTCGCCGGTGAACGGGCGCTCCGTGCCCTCACGCTGGGTCACCTGATGCTGCTCGGGCGTCAGGCGTTCCAGCGCCTCCTCGCTTCTGCGATACCGAAGGCTCATGCCCCTTCCCCTGCTGCTTGCGGGCGTCCCCCTCGGGGCGGAACGCGTCGCCGATCCGGCCCGCTGGCCACGCGCCCACGACGGCTCCATCACCCCTGACACTGTGGACAGCTCAATGTAGTATTTTCGCGTGACCGGTCGCGCACTGCCGTGCGCCGACGTGACGATGCCGTTGCGGGAGAGGGCGACGTTCATC from Longimicrobium sp. encodes:
- the msrA gene encoding peptide-methionine (S)-S-oxide reductase MsrA, whose product is MSDTERAVLAGGCFWGMQDLFRKLPGVRKTRVGYTGGDVPDATYRDHKGHAEAIEILFDPERISYRDLLEYFFQIHDPTTKDRQGNDVGSSYRSEIFYTSEAQKAEAERTIADVDASGLWPGRAVTKVSPAREFWEAEPEHQDYLERLPSGYTCHFPRPNWRLPRRSEAAA
- the msrB gene encoding peptide-methionine (R)-S-oxide reductase MsrB; this encodes MSLRYRRSEEALERLTPEQHQVTQREGTERPFTGEHLNNKAAGIYVDVVSGEPLFASSDKFESGTGWPSFTRPILCGNVVEKTDLGRGMRRVEVRSKQGDSHLVHVFPDGPRDAGGMRYCINSAALRFIPLEAMEAEGYGDLLHLFDNASKETAR